TTCAATAATGGTGTCATGAAAAATGACGTTAAAATGGTGATAACGTTCTAGTTCAGCATCGCCAAACTCGTCTTTTTCATTAAAAAGTTTTTCAGTTTCCTGAATGCAATGTTGTAGCGTCTTTTTCTGCTCTTCGCTTAAGCCTTGTTCTGCCAAAGTTTTCGCAGCCAACCCTTCCAGCACCCCGCGTACTTCGAGCGCATCATGAACAAGTTGTTCTGAAATTTCACGAACCGTGTAACCACGAGTTGGGTTTTTGATGAGGAGGCCTTCTTGCTCGAGCAAGCGAAAGGCTATCCGAACAGGCTGCCTTGAAACCCCAAGTAACTCGGCAGTCGGAATTTCGGCAATTCTGGCACCGCCTTCAAGTTCCCCTGAAATAATCATTTTTCTTAGTTTAAGTAAAACTTGTTGTCCTGAAGACATTCGCTGCCACACATCACCAAAAACGTCACTTCGATGCTAGCAAGTTCATTTGTAAAATGAAATAAATTTTCTGTTTGAATCAGTGCTTAAGCATTTCTATTGAGTTTAAGAAATTAAAATGCGCACTACACTCGATTAAAGGTTTTTAAGATTATTCACCATAATATCGAGGTTGTTACGAATTAAATAAGCCAAGTTAATATCAATGCCTTCCAGCATTTTTTCTTCGACTTTTAAAACCACTTCATTGCATTTATTGAGCTTATCAACACCGCTTTCAGTCAGCGTAATTAAAATACGGCGACCATGGGTTGGGTCAGGTTTTTTCTCAATCCAACCATTCATCAGTAAATCTTGCAGAATTTTATTAGCAGATTGCGGCTTTATAAAAGAACGCTCAGCAAGTTTGGCATTAGATAAATTACTTTTTGAAGCTAAAACAGAAAGTGCAGTAAATTGCGGTAAGGTAATTTCAAGCTCTTTTAAATGTTCTGATAAATGTTTACTAATAATTCGGTCAACACGAGCAATCATATAGCTTAACTTAGGCTCATCTTCTACTTTTTTTGGAACTAAATTCGAACGTACCATAACCTTTCATTCATCATAAGAAAATCTGTAGTGAAAGTATGAGGATCTACCCCATACTTTCGTTAAAACTTAGCGAGCACCTGAGCTTTGTACTAAATGTACAGGCTGTTTAGGTTTTTTGACAAGAAGTAATGCAGAGATTGCTGCAATTAAAATCACTGGAATACTTGAACCAATCACAATGGTCGAGCTTTGTCCAAGCGAGAGTAAAAAACCAGCCATTAAAGGCCCTGCAAATGAACCAATACGGCCAATTGCAACTGCTGAACCTACTCCTGTTCCACGCATTTCGGTCGGATAATACATGGCTGCCAGACCATATAACGCAGATTGTCCACCTACAATAAACAGACCACAACCTACTGCTGAAAGTGCAAGTAAAGCCACTGTCGGAGAAACTGCCAAACAGCACAGCGAAAATAAAATACCAAGATAAATCAGCTTAATCACAAAACTCATGCGTAATTTATCAAGCAATACACCCATGAGAATCGAACCTAAAATTCCGCCAACGTTGTAGCCCATCTGTACATAGTTTGCCTGTAGTTTCGATAGGCCTTGCGCGCCCATCAGTAACGGCAACCAGTTCAACAAAAAATACAGTACAACGAGCGTACAGAAAAAACTTATCCAAAGCTGAATGGTCGACATACGGCGTTCTTTAGCAAACAAAACTTCCAAAAATGGTGTCGTTTTTTGTGCTTGAACTTTACGTTGCAGATAGTCATTTGACTCAGGTAAAAAGCGCATAATCAGGGGAATGAGTAAAATAGGCGCAATCCCACCAATATAGAAAATATGGCGCCACTCTGCATCACCTGCTAACGACATAGCAACCACAGAAGTGAGTAATCCGCCAAAAGGAATCCCGCTATACATAATACTTACTGCTGTCCCTTTGTGCTGGTCAGGCACAGCTTCAGAGGCAAGTGTAATCATCATTGGAAGTGCCCCGCCCATTCCTAAACCGGTACAAAAACGGATGAGAAGTAACAGGCTGAAATTGGCCGCATAGGCGGTCAGTAAAGACATAATTCCAAAAAGTAAGATACTAAAAATCAGAATTTTCTTACGCCCGACAATATCAGCAAACCGACCGCCCAATATTGCACCTGGCAGTGTTCCTAAAATAGCAGCACTAAATGCCCACGCCATTTGGGCATTGTCTAACATAAACTCAGCCCGCATTCGTGGAGCGGCCACCCCCATTGATTGAAGATCAAACCCTTCAAAAATTGCTATGGCAAAGCACAGTAGCAATGTGATTTTTGCCCTTGAAGGCTGTCCTGATATTTTTTCCATTGTGTTGTCCTTTATTGACTAGTCGTTCCATTTAGCCCTTTGTGTATTGTTGTTTAAACACATCAAAAATATCAGTTAAACTTACTAAAAAATCAACATATTTTTATATTAAATAATCAATAAAATTAATTAATATTTAAAATACAATGAATTATAAAATATTTAAGAAATTTTATAAAAAAGACTTGAATGTAAGTTTAACTGATATTAGATTAAATCCCAGAACATCAAAAAATCATTCAAGGAGTATGAAGATGAGTTATGAAAACCGCTGGGAAACAGTAGATGTTAAAGTTGAAGAAGGAATTGCATGGGTTACCCTAAACCGCCCAGAAAAGAAAAATGCCATGAGCCCGACACTCAATCGTGAAATGATTGATGTGCTCGAAACGCTTGAGCTTGATCAAGAAGCGCGTGTTTTAGTGTTGACGGGTGCTGGCGATTCTTGGACAGCGGGTATGGATTTGAAGGAATATTTCCGTGAAGTCGACACTCAACCAGAGATTTTCCAAGAACGTATTCGCCGTGACTCATGTCGCTGGCAGTGGCAACTTCTTCGCATGTATTCAAAACCAACGATTGCCATGGTCAACGGCTGGTGCTTTGGAGGCGGTTTCTCACCTTTAGTGGCGTGTGACCTAGCAATTGCAGCAGATGAAGCAACTTTCGGTTTATCTGAGATTAACTGGGGTATTCCTCCTGGCAACCTTGTAAGTAAAGCAATGGCAGACACTGTAGGTCACCGTGCATCTTTGTACTACATCATGACGGGTAAAACCTTTAGTGGTAAAGAAGCTGAAACCATGGGGCTTGTGAATAAAAGCGTACCGCTTGAACAGCTAAAAGCAGAAGTGACTGAACTTGCAAATTGCCTACTTGAGAAAAACCCTGTAGTTCTCCGTACCGCTAAAAATGGCTTTAAGCGTTGCCGTGAACTTACTTGGGACCAAAACGAAGACTATTTATATGCCAAGCTTGACCAATGTATCCACCGCGATACTGAAAATGGTCGCCAAGAAGGTTTGAAACAATTCTTAGATGAAAAATCAATTAAGCCAGGTTTACAGAGCTATAAACGTACTGGTTAACTTTTGATTCTTTAATGGCAATGTAAGGACACAACCCATGCAAAATGTACAGTTACTTATTCACGGTCAATCTGTTGATGCATCAAATCAAGCAACTTTTGAGCGTATTAGCCCCATTGATGGATCAGTGGCAACTAAAGCCGCTGCTGCAACATTGGAAGATGTTGATCGTGCAATCGATTCGGCACAACAAGCTTTCAAAGTATGGTCGAAGCTCTCGCCTACCGAACGTCGCTTACGTTTGTTAAAAGCAGCCGATTTAATGGACCAAAAGACCGAGCAATTCATTCAAATTGGAATGCAAGAAACAGGTTCA
This genomic stretch from Acinetobacter pittii harbors:
- the vanR gene encoding GntR family transcriptional regulator; translation: MWQRMSSGQQVLLKLRKMIISGELEGGARIAEIPTAELLGVSRQPVRIAFRLLEQEGLLIKNPTRGYTVREISEQLVHDALEVRGVLEGLAAKTLAEQGLSEEQKKTLQHCIQETEKLFNEKDEFGDAELERYHHFNVIFHDTIIEGAQNVALIQALAKNNQLPMASAQAITYDQNQALSEYRRLHYAHLQHCSIFDALVHRQAGRAETLMREHSSVVILGETLKNVLSA
- a CDS encoding MarR family winged helix-turn-helix transcriptional regulator yields the protein MVRSNLVPKKVEDEPKLSYMIARVDRIISKHLSEHLKELEITLPQFTALSVLASKSNLSNAKLAERSFIKPQSANKILQDLLMNGWIEKKPDPTHGRRILITLTESGVDKLNKCNEVVLKVEEKMLEGIDINLAYLIRNNLDIMVNNLKNL
- the mhpT gene encoding 3-(3-hydroxy-phenyl)propionate transporter MhpT: MEKISGQPSRAKITLLLCFAIAIFEGFDLQSMGVAAPRMRAEFMLDNAQMAWAFSAAILGTLPGAILGGRFADIVGRKKILIFSILLFGIMSLLTAYAANFSLLLLIRFCTGLGMGGALPMMITLASEAVPDQHKGTAVSIMYSGIPFGGLLTSVVAMSLAGDAEWRHIFYIGGIAPILLIPLIMRFLPESNDYLQRKVQAQKTTPFLEVLFAKERRMSTIQLWISFFCTLVVLYFLLNWLPLLMGAQGLSKLQANYVQMGYNVGGILGSILMGVLLDKLRMSFVIKLIYLGILFSLCCLAVSPTVALLALSAVGCGLFIVGGQSALYGLAAMYYPTEMRGTGVGSAVAIGRIGSFAGPLMAGFLLSLGQSSTIVIGSSIPVILIAAISALLLVKKPKQPVHLVQSSGAR
- the hcaA gene encoding p-hydroxycinnamoyl CoA hydratase/lyase; this encodes MKMSYENRWETVDVKVEEGIAWVTLNRPEKKNAMSPTLNREMIDVLETLELDQEARVLVLTGAGDSWTAGMDLKEYFREVDTQPEIFQERIRRDSCRWQWQLLRMYSKPTIAMVNGWCFGGGFSPLVACDLAIAADEATFGLSEINWGIPPGNLVSKAMADTVGHRASLYYIMTGKTFSGKEAETMGLVNKSVPLEQLKAEVTELANCLLEKNPVVLRTAKNGFKRCRELTWDQNEDYLYAKLDQCIHRDTENGRQEGLKQFLDEKSIKPGLQSYKRTG